One Mucilaginibacter ginkgonis genomic region harbors:
- a CDS encoding glycosyltransferase family 117 protein, whose amino-acid sequence MNYTKTNNLFGWIVFLIASLTYILTLEPSASFWDCGEFIACIYRLQVAHQPGAPLFTMIGKAFSLLSFGDRTKVAYFTNLASALASGATILFLFWTITALAKKLVLKAGEELTTGKMIAIIGAGVVGALAYTWSDTFWFSAVESEVYAESSLCTAIVFWAILKWEAHADEPGADKWLIFIAYVMGLSIGIHLLNLLVMPAIALVIYFKRSKNVTPWGTVGAFMIGVLVLAAILWGIIQYTVKGAAYSDLLFVNSLGMGFGTGAITFYLLLLAGIILGIYYTTKPSNGVIIASAICFVVLLTISAGIIGFIAGVAIMALLEYVFHIREKRFILNTVLICTLVIILGYSSFVMIIIRAKAGTNLNNSDPEDAFALNSYLNRDQYGETPLMYGPYFDSRPDSLNPQTEGAKMYRRGEKQYEMSGRKFTTNYDRNVIFPRIFSQTGNDPKFYREWLQMGQQDVPNRVDNFKFFWSWQVYQMYTRYFLWNFAGRTNEMDGQDHTNGTDGNWTTGFKSSKSMPFAVTHSKSYNRMYALPLIIGLFGLIYHFRRKQRDAGVVLALFFFTGLAIVLYLNQDPGQPRERDYAYAGSFYAFAIWIGLGVIAIADLISRKLDAKTSALIATVGCLVAAPVLMASQEWDDHDRSTKTTPRDMAANYLNSCAPNAILFTYGDNDTYPLWYAQEVEGVRPDIRIVNLSLLGTDWYIRQMKMKMNDSAPLPIAMPNEKFEQGVRDVLYFADKGIQGATELKDVFDFMTSDNPQAKVEYRDGTTENYLPTKDFKITTNADSLVKMGVVPESDRAKIAPAMTWKYPSNYVTKDNLAMIDILAHNNWKRPIYFAITVGSENLMGMENYLYDEGFANRLLPMTPDTTANGNGVNTDKMYTNMMTKFKWGNMKNARYLDHESLTMFYHIIVKQFITLTDNLLKENKQAQAAQVLKKYDAVMPDLYPYPDEAAQKYYLIEDAYKVNDVQLGNKWANMVDGYLVDVLNFNSNLMANGGDGIQQRDVQLTMSVLNALVNLTKEHNQTALYNKFNSQLKNYEGKLGSLIQQHAQQ is encoded by the coding sequence ATGAACTATACTAAAACCAATAACCTTTTTGGCTGGATCGTTTTTCTGATAGCCTCTCTAACCTACATACTTACGCTCGAGCCTTCTGCAAGTTTCTGGGATTGCGGGGAGTTTATCGCTTGTATATACCGTTTACAGGTGGCCCACCAACCGGGTGCGCCGCTGTTTACCATGATAGGCAAGGCTTTCTCATTGCTGTCATTCGGCGATCGTACCAAGGTTGCCTACTTCACCAACCTGGCGTCGGCACTGGCCAGTGGGGCAACCATCTTGTTCTTGTTTTGGACAATTACCGCGTTAGCTAAAAAGCTGGTACTTAAAGCCGGCGAGGAGTTAACTACGGGCAAAATGATTGCCATTATAGGTGCAGGCGTTGTTGGCGCGTTGGCCTACACATGGTCTGACACTTTCTGGTTCTCTGCTGTAGAATCTGAGGTTTACGCCGAATCTTCTTTATGTACCGCTATCGTTTTTTGGGCTATATTAAAATGGGAAGCCCATGCCGACGAGCCCGGCGCAGATAAGTGGCTGATTTTTATAGCTTACGTTATGGGCCTTTCCATAGGTATCCACTTACTTAACTTACTGGTAATGCCGGCTATTGCTTTGGTGATCTACTTTAAACGCTCTAAAAACGTTACCCCGTGGGGAACCGTTGGCGCGTTCATGATAGGTGTTTTGGTACTGGCTGCCATACTTTGGGGAATTATACAATATACAGTTAAAGGCGCGGCCTATTCAGACCTGTTGTTTGTAAACAGCCTCGGGATGGGTTTTGGCACAGGTGCTATTACGTTTTACCTATTGTTGTTGGCAGGCATCATCCTGGGTATTTACTATACCACCAAACCGTCTAACGGGGTCATCATTGCTTCGGCGATCTGCTTTGTTGTGCTGCTTACGATTAGTGCCGGCATTATTGGCTTTATTGCGGGCGTGGCTATCATGGCTTTGCTGGAGTATGTGTTCCACATCCGCGAGAAGCGCTTTATACTGAATACAGTGCTGATTTGTACCCTGGTGATCATCCTGGGTTACAGTTCTTTCGTGATGATCATCATCCGCGCAAAGGCCGGTACTAACCTTAACAACAGCGACCCGGAAGATGCCTTCGCGCTTAACAGTTATCTAAACCGCGACCAGTACGGCGAAACACCATTGATGTATGGTCCGTACTTCGACTCACGCCCCGACTCATTGAACCCGCAAACAGAAGGTGCAAAAATGTACCGCCGCGGCGAAAAACAATATGAAATGTCGGGCCGTAAGTTTACAACCAATTACGACCGTAACGTTATTTTCCCGCGGATATTCAGCCAAACCGGTAATGATCCCAAGTTTTACAGAGAGTGGTTACAAATGGGTCAGCAGGATGTACCAAATAGAGTTGATAACTTTAAATTTTTCTGGAGCTGGCAGGTTTACCAAATGTATACCCGCTATTTCTTGTGGAACTTTGCAGGCCGTACCAACGAAATGGATGGACAAGACCACACTAACGGCACAGACGGCAACTGGACGACCGGTTTTAAGTCAAGCAAATCTATGCCGTTCGCGGTAACACATAGTAAGTCTTACAACCGCATGTACGCATTGCCATTGATCATTGGTTTGTTTGGTTTGATCTACCATTTCCGCCGCAAACAACGCGATGCCGGTGTGGTACTGGCCCTGTTCTTTTTCACCGGTTTAGCCATTGTGCTTTACCTTAACCAGGATCCTGGTCAGCCACGTGAACGTGATTATGCTTACGCCGGATCTTTCTACGCCTTCGCGATATGGATAGGCTTGGGGGTAATCGCCATTGCAGACCTTATCAGCAGGAAACTGGATGCAAAGACCAGCGCGTTGATCGCGACCGTAGGATGTTTAGTAGCAGCGCCGGTATTAATGGCCAGCCAGGAATGGGACGACCACGATCGCTCTACCAAGACCACCCCGCGCGACATGGCCGCCAACTATCTGAACTCGTGCGCGCCAAATGCTATTCTGTTCACGTACGGCGACAACGATACTTACCCGCTTTGGTATGCGCAGGAAGTAGAGGGTGTCCGCCCGGATATCCGTATAGTTAACCTAAGTCTATTGGGTACCGACTGGTATATCCGCCAGATGAAAATGAAGATGAACGACTCAGCACCGTTGCCTATCGCCATGCCAAACGAAAAATTTGAACAAGGCGTGCGGGACGTACTATACTTTGCCGATAAAGGCATACAGGGTGCAACCGAGTTAAAAGACGTGTTCGACTTTATGACCTCTGACAATCCGCAGGCTAAAGTAGAATACCGCGACGGCACCACAGAGAATTACCTGCCGACCAAAGATTTCAAGATCACTACAAATGCCGACAGCCTGGTAAAAATGGGCGTTGTTCCGGAAAGCGATAGGGCTAAGATAGCGCCTGCCATGACCTGGAAATATCCGTCTAACTATGTGACCAAGGACAACCTGGCCATGATAGACATACTGGCGCATAACAACTGGAAACGCCCTATTTATTTTGCCATAACTGTAGGCAGTGAGAACCTGATGGGTATGGAAAATTACCTGTATGACGAGGGTTTTGCTAACCGTCTGTTACCGATGACGCCCGATACTACAGCCAATGGCAACGGTGTAAACACCGACAAGATGTACACCAACATGATGACCAAGTTTAAATGGGGTAACATGAAAAATGCCCGTTATTTAGACCACGAGTCGCTGACCATGTTCTACCACATTATTGTTAAACAGTTTATAACCCTGACAGATAATTTGCTTAAAGAAAACAAGCAAGCGCAAGCAGCGCAGGTGCTTAAAAAGTACGACGCGGTAATGCCCGACCTGTACCCCTACCCTGATGAGGCTGCGCAGAAGTACTACCTCATTGAGGATGCTTACAAAGTGAACGATGTGCAACTTGGCAACAAGTGGGCTAATATGGTAGACGGTTACCTGGTTGATGTATTGAACTTTAACTCGAACCTGATGGCCAACGGCGGTGACGGCATCCAGCAGCGCGACGTACAATTAACCATGTCTGTGCTGAACGCCCTGGTTAATCTCACCAAGGAGCATAATCAAACGGCCCTGTACAACAAGTTCAACTCACAACTAAAGAACTACGAAGGCAAGTTGGGCTCGCTGATACAACAGCACGCCCAGCAATAG
- a CDS encoding penicillin acylase family protein, with the protein MKLFKAIVSVALTLILIWALQTKFGSLPPIGKFLNPCNGFWYNAESKHILPNENLNIPGLKKPVLIKYDERMVPHIFAQNNHDLYLAQGYVTARDRLWQLDIQTRSASGRLSEVVGPKALDKDRYQRRSGMVYGAERTVAEMAKDPQTADVVNAYTEGINSYIRTLTPRDYPIEFKLLDYAPEEWKPIDCAFLLKLMTQNLAGGSQSFAMTNTLEAYGAEVMKELFPDHEFRENPVIPAATPWDFKPVAIPKPSHHFIAQQSNIKPPEKVDGIGSNNWVVAGSKTANGYPILANDPHLHLSLPAIWYRIQLSAPGVNVNGVSIPGAPNVIIGYNNNVSWGFTNVDADVLDWYQIKFKDASKNEYWYNNRWNKTTRRIEEIKVRGQKTVYDTVIYTHHGPVVFDNIKQRPEQANDVPVGAAMRWIGHDAGNELKTFILLNRAKNYADYRKALTYYAAPAQNFVFASIDKDIALSPNGRFPLKYPDQGKYILDGTDDADDWHGYIPADQNPIARNPAQGYLVSANQSSVAASYPYYINWQQTNYERAERLNTRLNSMTHVTVDSMRMLQTDNYSIMARDILPTFIAMTDASKLKGDQLKAFNLVSKWNKRYNADEVGATVFNFWWKYFYQFTWNDEFAKKGTNYATPSRTKTLELVLKDPNSKWFDDKNTPAKENCADMVRKALAEAVSQLHKKFGPMGDKWQWGLVKETAVNHMGNIPGMGSGIFKAGGWHNIVNALGDDHGPSWRMVVQVGPQVEGYGIYPGGQSGNPGSYYYDDMLQTWRDGKLDKLLFMQSANDAPSKIKSTITLKAK; encoded by the coding sequence ATGAAACTTTTTAAAGCTATTGTTTCCGTAGCCCTTACGCTGATCTTGATCTGGGCATTGCAAACCAAATTTGGCAGCCTGCCACCTATTGGCAAGTTCTTAAACCCCTGCAACGGCTTTTGGTACAATGCCGAGAGTAAACATATCCTGCCAAATGAAAATCTGAACATACCGGGGCTTAAAAAGCCCGTATTGATCAAATATGATGAGCGCATGGTACCGCATATCTTTGCGCAAAACAACCACGACCTGTACCTCGCCCAAGGTTACGTTACCGCACGCGACAGGCTGTGGCAACTGGATATCCAAACGCGCAGCGCGTCGGGCCGCCTGTCAGAGGTTGTCGGGCCTAAGGCATTGGACAAGGACCGCTATCAGCGAAGGTCGGGCATGGTTTACGGGGCAGAACGCACTGTTGCAGAGATGGCTAAAGACCCGCAAACAGCAGATGTGGTGAATGCGTACACCGAAGGCATCAACAGCTACATTCGAACCCTTACCCCGCGCGACTATCCTATCGAGTTTAAACTACTGGATTATGCCCCCGAAGAGTGGAAGCCAATAGACTGTGCATTTCTGCTTAAACTAATGACACAAAACCTGGCAGGTGGTTCACAATCTTTCGCCATGACCAACACGCTGGAGGCTTATGGTGCCGAAGTAATGAAAGAATTATTTCCCGATCATGAGTTCCGCGAAAACCCTGTGATCCCCGCTGCTACCCCATGGGATTTTAAACCCGTGGCTATCCCAAAACCATCACATCATTTTATCGCACAGCAAAGCAACATTAAACCGCCCGAGAAAGTGGATGGTATTGGCAGTAACAATTGGGTGGTAGCGGGCAGTAAAACCGCAAACGGTTACCCTATACTGGCTAATGACCCGCATTTGCATTTATCATTACCCGCCATTTGGTACCGAATACAGCTGTCGGCACCGGGAGTAAATGTGAACGGGGTCTCTATTCCCGGTGCCCCAAACGTCATCATCGGCTACAACAACAATGTGAGCTGGGGCTTCACCAATGTTGATGCCGATGTGCTCGACTGGTACCAGATCAAATTTAAAGACGCCTCTAAAAATGAATACTGGTACAATAACCGGTGGAATAAAACCACACGCAGAATAGAGGAAATAAAAGTACGCGGCCAAAAAACGGTCTACGATACGGTTATCTATACCCATCACGGCCCGGTAGTTTTTGATAACATTAAACAACGGCCTGAGCAGGCTAATGATGTTCCTGTTGGTGCAGCAATGCGCTGGATAGGCCACGACGCCGGCAACGAATTAAAAACTTTCATTTTGCTTAACCGCGCAAAAAACTATGCCGACTATCGCAAGGCGCTTACTTACTACGCTGCACCTGCGCAAAACTTTGTATTCGCAAGTATTGATAAAGACATCGCCTTAAGCCCTAACGGCAGGTTCCCGCTTAAATATCCCGATCAGGGTAAATACATATTAGACGGCACAGATGATGCCGACGACTGGCACGGGTATATCCCTGCAGACCAAAACCCGATAGCCAGGAACCCGGCGCAAGGATACCTTGTGTCGGCAAACCAAAGTTCGGTCGCTGCAAGTTATCCTTACTACATTAACTGGCAGCAAACCAATTACGAACGTGCAGAGCGGTTGAACACCCGTCTCAATAGCATGACCCACGTAACTGTAGATAGTATGCGCATGCTGCAAACCGATAATTACAGCATTATGGCAAGGGACATTTTGCCAACGTTTATTGCAATGACGGATGCTTCAAAACTAAAGGGCGATCAGTTAAAAGCATTTAACCTGGTGAGCAAATGGAATAAGCGTTATAATGCCGATGAGGTGGGCGCAACTGTGTTTAATTTCTGGTGGAAGTATTTTTATCAGTTTACCTGGAACGACGAGTTTGCTAAAAAAGGAACCAACTACGCTACTCCAAGCCGTACAAAGACATTGGAATTGGTGTTAAAAGACCCCAACTCTAAATGGTTTGATGATAAGAACACGCCGGCAAAAGAAAACTGCGCAGATATGGTTCGCAAAGCGCTTGCCGAAGCCGTAAGTCAACTTCATAAAAAGTTTGGGCCAATGGGCGACAAATGGCAGTGGGGACTGGTTAAAGAAACCGCCGTGAACCACATGGGCAATATTCCGGGGATGGGATCGGGCATATTCAAAGCGGGCGGGTGGCACAATATCGTTAACGCCCTGGGCGATGACCATGGCCCGTCGTGGCGTATGGTAGTGCAGGTTGGCCCGCAGGTGGAAGGCTATGGCATTTATCCCGGCGGACAATCGGGCAACCCGGGCAGCTACTATTATGACGATATGCTGCAAACATGGCGCGACGGCAAATTAGACAAGTTGCTATTTATGCAGTCCGCCAATGACGCGCCGTCCAAAATTAAATCAACCATTACCTTAAAAGCTAAGTAA
- a CDS encoding PQQ-dependent sugar dehydrogenase yields the protein MKKFSLLLCTAIVLLAGCKKSVNNETVPANPSDAQINARVLTEQLVFPWEILWGPDSKLWITERGGKISKVDPSTGQISPLLTISEVVSQGEGGLLGMVLHPDFASTPQVFVAYDYLNNGVYTEKIVRFTYTGSALTSPIVLLDGISAANNHNGCRLAISPDKKLYITTGDATNSSRSQDKTNLSGKILRINLDGSIPSDNPTPGSPVWTFGHRNPQGLVFVGNTLYSSEHGNTTDDEINVIQKGRNYGWPNVEGACNTTAELGFCPINNVAEPIYSWTPTIAPSGIDYYGSDAIPQWKNSLLLAVLKDTELLQLKLSGAGDKIESVNTYYKTTYGRMRDVAVSPDGKVYVITSNGSADKIIELSKK from the coding sequence ATGAAAAAGTTCTCGTTATTACTATGCACTGCCATAGTGCTCTTAGCAGGGTGCAAAAAGTCGGTCAACAATGAAACCGTACCCGCAAATCCATCTGATGCGCAAATAAATGCGAGAGTTTTAACAGAACAACTGGTATTTCCGTGGGAGATACTCTGGGGACCAGATAGCAAATTATGGATAACCGAACGCGGCGGAAAGATCAGTAAGGTAGACCCTTCAACAGGGCAAATAAGCCCGCTGCTGACCATCAGTGAAGTGGTTTCTCAGGGCGAAGGAGGTTTATTGGGCATGGTGCTGCACCCCGACTTTGCATCGACACCGCAAGTTTTTGTAGCTTACGATTATCTAAACAATGGCGTTTATACCGAAAAGATCGTCAGGTTTACATATACTGGATCGGCTTTAACAAGCCCCATAGTATTGCTCGACGGTATCTCTGCCGCTAATAACCACAACGGTTGCAGGCTGGCCATTTCGCCCGACAAGAAGTTGTATATCACTACCGGTGATGCTACCAATTCATCGCGCTCCCAGGATAAGACCAATCTTTCGGGTAAGATATTAAGGATCAATCTTGATGGTTCTATCCCCTCAGACAACCCAACGCCCGGCAGCCCCGTGTGGACATTTGGCCATCGCAATCCGCAAGGGTTGGTATTTGTAGGCAACACGCTTTACAGTTCTGAACATGGCAACACTACGGACGACGAGATCAACGTCATACAAAAAGGCCGTAACTATGGCTGGCCAAATGTAGAGGGGGCTTGCAACACCACAGCAGAATTAGGCTTTTGCCCGATAAACAACGTTGCAGAGCCTATCTACTCATGGACGCCGACGATCGCGCCATCGGGCATTGACTATTATGGCAGCGACGCCATCCCTCAATGGAAAAACTCTTTGCTGCTTGCCGTTTTAAAGGATACAGAATTGCTGCAACTAAAATTGAGCGGCGCAGGAGATAAGATAGAATCTGTTAATACTTATTACAAAACCACCTATGGCCGCATGCGCGACGTGGCTGTATCGCCGGATGGAAAGGTTTACGTGATCACCAGCAACGGCAGCGCAGACAAGATCATCGAGTTGAGTAAGAAGTAG